One genomic window of Candidatus Methylacidiphilales bacterium includes the following:
- a CDS encoding ribonucleotide-diphosphate reductase subunit beta, giving the protein LTDDERRIVLRNLGFFTTADSLAANNIVLGTYRHITAPECRQYLLRQAFEEAIHTHAYQYIVESLGLDEGEVFNMYHEVPSIREKDEFLIPFIDTLCNPNFKTGTPEDDQKLLRSIIVFACIMEGIFFYVGFVQILALGRMNKMVGAAEQYQYILRDESMHLNFGVDLINQIKMENPHLWTPEFRVEIAGLIQKAVELEYAYAEDTMPRGVLGMNASMFKEYLRFIANRRCQQIGLDQLYPGASNPFPWMSEMMDLKKEKNFFETRVTEYQSGGALSWD; this is encoded by the coding sequence GCCTGACCGACGACGAGCGCCGCATCGTCCTGCGCAACCTCGGCTTCTTCACCACCGCCGACAGCCTCGCCGCCAACAACATCGTGCTCGGCACCTATCGCCACATCACCGCGCCGGAATGCCGCCAGTACCTGCTGCGCCAGGCGTTCGAAGAGGCTATCCACACCCACGCCTACCAGTACATTGTCGAGAGCCTGGGGTTGGATGAGGGCGAAGTCTTCAACATGTACCACGAAGTGCCGTCGATCCGCGAAAAAGACGAATTCCTGATCCCGTTCATCGACACCCTGTGCAACCCCAACTTCAAGACCGGCACGCCGGAAGACGACCAGAAGCTGCTGCGCTCGATCATCGTCTTCGCCTGCATCATGGAAGGCATTTTCTTTTATGTCGGTTTCGTGCAGATCCTCGCCCTGGGCCGGATGAACAAGATGGTCGGCGCCGCCGAGCAGTACCAGTACATCCTGCGCGACGAGTCGATGCACCTGAATTTTGGCGTGGACCTGATCAACCAGATCAAGATGGAAAACCCGCACCTGTGGACGCCGGAATTCCGCGTCGAGATCGCCGGCCTGATCCAGAAGGCGGTGGAGCTGGAATATGCCTACGCCGAAGACACCATGCCGCGCGGCGTGCTCGGCATGAACGCCTCGATGTTCAAGGAATACCTGCGCTTCATCGCCAACCGCCGCTGCCAGCAGATCGGGCTGGACCAGCTTTATCCGGGGGCGAGCAACCCGTTTCCGTGGATGAGCGAGATGATGGATTTGAAGAAGGAGAAGAACTTCTTTGAGACGAGGGTGACGGAATATCAGAGTGGCGGGGCGTTGAGCTGGGATTGA
- a CDS encoding type II toxin-antitoxin system prevent-host-death family antitoxin: protein MEVGAYEAKTHLPSLLERVQHGERVTITKHGVPVAMLVPVVPVAKPDLRAVIDELKIFAKGHSTGGMTIREMIVEGRR from the coding sequence ATGGAAGTGGGCGCTTATGAAGCGAAAACGCATTTGCCCAGCCTGCTAGAGCGCGTCCAGCATGGCGAGCGGGTCACCATCACCAAGCATGGGGTTCCCGTGGCGATGCTGGTGCCGGTTGTGCCGGTGGCTAAACCCGATCTTCGTGCGGTCATCGACGAACTGAAAATTTTCGCAAAAGGCCATAGCACAGGCGGCATGACCATCCGCGAAATGATCGTGGAGGGTCGGCGTTGA
- a CDS encoding type II toxin-antitoxin system VapC family toxin, with the protein MNRFVLDNSVVMAWYFEDEANDFTASILESLASSEALVPTIWPLEVANVLLVGERRGRSTEARTSRFIALLDALPIRVDAATSQHALAGILTLAREQRLSAYDAAYLELAMREGVSLATQDQALRRAAEACGVGLLGVSGAF; encoded by the coding sequence TTGAACCGCTTTGTCCTTGATAATTCGGTAGTGATGGCTTGGTATTTCGAGGACGAGGCCAACGACTTTACCGCCTCAATTCTGGAAAGTCTGGCTTCGAGCGAAGCGCTGGTTCCCACCATCTGGCCCCTGGAAGTGGCCAATGTGCTGCTGGTCGGGGAAAGGCGGGGGCGCAGCACCGAAGCCAGAACCAGCCGGTTTATCGCCCTGCTGGATGCGCTGCCGATCCGGGTGGATGCGGCCACGTCGCAGCATGCGCTTGCCGGGATTTTGACGCTGGCGCGGGAGCAGCGGTTGAGTGCTTATGATGCGGCTTATTTGGAACTGGCCATGCGGGAGGGGGTTTCGCTGGCTACGCAGGATCAAGCGTTGAGGCGGGCGGCGGAGGCTTGTGGGGTAGGGTTGTTGGGGGTTAGTGGGGCATTTTAA